A region of the Candidatus Neomarinimicrobiota bacterium genome:
CTGCAATCCCAGTGAGATGGAGATGGCAAAGCAGTTCATCAGGCTCCGATACGCCGCGCCCTCCCGGTGCATATCCAGGAAGATCTCGCCCAGTTGACCGTTCTCGTATTCCCCGGTCCGGAGGTAGACGTTCTGTCCGCCGATGGTCGCCTTTTGGGTGTAGCCTTTCCGCCGCTGTGGCAGACGCTTCCGCTTGGCGATATATTTGGTGACGACTTTCTCCGCCACCTGTGCAACGTCTGCGCCGCGCTCCTCTTCTTCCACCTCTTCCAGGAATTCGACCAGATCGTCGTTGGTCGAGTTCAGCGGCTGGCTCAGTTTGGACCCGTCACGATACAACGCATTAGCCTTGAGACCGAGTTTCCAGGAGAGCATGTACGCATCCTTGATATCGTCCACCGTGGCAGACGCCGGGAAGTTGATGGTCTTGCTGATGGCGCCGCTGATGAACGGCTGGGCCGCGGCCATAATCCGGATATGTCCCTCCGGCGCAATGGAGCGTGTGCCCTTTCGACCGCACTTGTTGGCGCAGTCGAAGATGGCGTAGTGTTCCTTTTTCAGGTACGGCGCGCCTTCGATAGTCATGGTGCCGCTGACGTAATCGTTGGCCTCTTCAATCTGTTTATCGGAGAAGCCGAGCGCTTTCAGCATGTTAAAATCCGGGTCGCTGATCTGCGCATCCGAGAGTCCCAGGTTTTCTTTGCAAAAATCCTGTCCGATGGTGTGCGGATTCAGTACAAATCCGATGTCGAAGCTCTGCGGCAACTCCTGCTCCACCATGTCCAGCTTCTCATCGGTGAATCCGAGTGCCTTCAGCGACTCCCGGTTGATGTGCGGACAACCTTCCAGCGAACCAGTGCCCTTGGCGTAGGTAATGATATCGTCGATCTCATCGTTGGAATATCCCAGTCGCCTGAGCGCCGCCGGAATGGCCTGGTTGATGATCTTGAAGTATCCGCCGCCGGCCAGCTTCTTGAACTTGACAATGGCAAAGTCCGGCTCGATACCCGTGGTGTCGCAGTCCATCACCAGTCCGATGGTCCCGGTCGGCGCGATGACCGTCACCTGGGCGTTCCGGTAGCCGTGCTCTTCGCCGAGTTCTAGCGCCTTGTCCGAGGCTTCTTTGGCAGCAGCCAGCAGATCATCGGGACAGTAGTCGGCATCAATGCCCATCGGTGTAACTGAGAGATCTTCGTACTCCTCTTCCGGCGCGTTGTAGGCTGCCCGACGGTGATTCCGGATGACCCGGAGCATGTGTTCTTTGTTCTCTTCATAGCGCGGGAACGGCCCAAGTTCCTCGGCCATCTTTGCGGAGGCGCCGTAGGCCGTCATATGCATGATGGACGTGAGTGCTCCGGTAATGGACCTGGCTTCTTTGGAATCGTACGGGACGCCCATGACCATCAGCAGTGCGCCGATATTCGCATACCCGAGACCGAGCGTGCGGTATTTGTACGAGAGTTCGGCGATGCGCTTGCTCGGGAACTGTGCCATCAGTACGCTGATTTCCAGCACGACCGTCCAGATTTCCGCCGCATGGATGTAGTCATCGATGAGGAAACCCTTTTCCTCGTCGTAATACTTCATCAGATTCAGCGACGCCAGGTTACACGCCGTGTCGTCCAGAAACATATACTCGGAGCACGGATTGGAAGCGTTGATGGGCCCATCAGCGGGACAGGTGTGCCAGTCGTTGATTGTCGTGTGATACTGCATGCCCGGATCGGCGCAGGACCATGCGGCATATGAAATATCGTCCCAAAGATCCCGGGCTCGGATGGTTTTCATAGGTTCAGGATCACGTCCTTCTTCCCGGGCATCCCGTTTTTCCACCCGGCCGTAGAGATTCCAATCCTCATCGTTTTCCACCGCTTCCATGAAGCTGGCATCAGCACGGACCGAGTTGTTGGAGTTCTGTCCGGAGACAGTGAAGTACGCATCCGAGTTCCAGTCTGTATTATAGGTGGGGAATTCGATGCCGGTATACCCCTGATCGGCCAGCTGGATAACGCGCTCGATGTATTTCCGCGGAACGTTTACCCGCTGCGCCTTCAGAATTGCGTCCGCCAGCTGCTGGTTCTTTTTGGGATCGTACGCCGCGGATCTCCGGTGCCCTTTCATTCCGTTGGTCCCATTGGAAGAGGGGGAATCGTAATCGACAGTTGCCTGGATGATCTCGTTCAGGTGCGTCTCCAGGAGTTTGGATCCGGTCACCAGGGACGCAACTTTCTGCTCCTCAATGGCTTTCCAGTTGACAAACTCCTCGATATCCGGATGATCCAGATCCAGGGTGACCATTTTTGCGGCCCGCCGGGTGGTCCCGCCGGACTTGATGGAGCCCGCTGCGCGATCCCCGATCTTCAGAAAACTCATCAGGCCGGAGGATCGTCCGCCGCCGCTCAGAGATTCTCCCTCGCCACGGATGGCGGAGAAGTTGGAGCCGGTGCCGGAGCCGTACTTGAACAGGCGGGCTTCCCGCACCCAGAGATCCATGATACCGCCTTCGTTCACCAGATCATCGTCGACGCTTTGGATAAAACAGGCGTGCGGCTGCGGATGGGAATAGGCATCGTCGGAGCGTTTGACCTCCCCGGATTCCGGATCGGTATAATAGTGTCCCTGCGCGGGCCCGTTGATACCATAGGCCCAGTGGAGTCCCGTATTAAACCACTGCGGACTGTTGGGCGCCGCCATCTGATGGGCCAGCATATAGGTCAGTTCATCATAGAAATTTTTGGCCTCTGCTTCCGAATCAAAATAGTCGTGCTTCCAGCCCCAGTAAGTCCAGCAGCCGGCCAGCCGATGAAAGACCTGGCGGGAATCGGATTCGTGGGAGAAACGTTCGTCTTGTGGCAGTTTTGCCAGTGCCTCTTCGTCCGGCTCAGAACGCTGGAGCCATTCCGGGACCCCTTCTTCTTTCACCTTCTTCGTGGCGGCAGGCACGCCGGCTTTTCTGAAGTATTTCTGTGCAATGATATCCGTGGCCACCTGCGACCAATCTTCCGGCACCATCACATTCTCCATTTCGAAGACGACTGTCCCGTCCGGATTCTTGATGATGGAATACCGCTCGACGAAATTAATATCGTCAAACGGATCTGTATTTGAGCGCGTAAACTTTCGCGTGATTTTCATGATTCTCGTCCCGTATTTTTTAGGTGATTCTGGATTAGCTGATGGAATTAATACACTGGCATTGCTGCATTACAAAAAGTGTTCAAAAGGTTGCTTCCGAGTTCAGCCTGCCCAATTTTCAATTCTGTTTAAGGATTTCCATCTAGCAATGCGTCGGTAAACATACGAAACCGGACTTTACTGTTCAAGAGAAAAGTCACAACATTTTCTACACTTTTTGTACGATGCCCCATATATAGTGCATATTTGGTGTTAGAAACAAGCGAATTATTTCCTGAATTTTCCCAAGTCCCTGTAAATACCACACAATAGAAACCGAGTTCATTTTTTCGCCTGTCATATTTAGTGCATAATTAATTTTTCATCTATTATCGGATAAACCCAGATCAGTATTTCTTCGCTCTGGTGCTCTAACCAAAATCCCTGCGCTCATCCCCGCTTGTCAAATTCACAGGTGAACGCTACTTTTGTCCTTCATTTGAGATCAGGAGCAAAGATGCGCGACGAAATTCCGACATACCTTCAGACCCTGCAGGAGACTATTACCTCCCGGCTGGAAGAATTAGACGCGGGCGAGCAATTTCAGGAGGATACCTGGCAGCACGCAAACGGCGGTGGGGGGCGAACCCGGATCATGCGAAACGGTTCGGTGTTTGAACGCGCCGGTGTCAACTTCTCAGAAGTCTATGGCGAGTCGTTGCCGGAATCAATCGCCGAGCAGTTCCCGGAAGCGGCCGGACATTCATTCGGCGCCACCGGCATTTCCCTGGTGATCCATCCGCTCAATCCGCATATGCCGACCGTCCACATGAACTATCGCTATTTCGAGGCCGGCCCGGTCTGGTGGTTCGGCGGCGGCATGGATCTGACGCCGTATTATCCGTATGAAGAAGACGTCCGAGAATTTCACAGATCACTGAAAGCGGTTTGCGACCGTCACGATGCAAAGTATTATCCTAAATTCAAGCAGTGGTGCGACGACTACTTTTACATCGAACACCGGGAAGAACCCAGAGGTGTGGGTGGGATCTTCTTTGATTACCTCCGGGGCGATTACGCAAAGATATCCTCCTTCGTCCGCGACTGCGGCGATAATTTTTTACCGATCTATGAACCTATCGTCCATCGGCGAAAGGACATGGACTGGAACGAAAACCAGCGGAGGTTCCAGCTGATTCGCCGGGGCCGGTACGTGGAGTTTAACCTGGTCTACGACCGGGGAACAAAATTCGGTCTCCAGACTAAGGGGCGCATCGAATCCATCCTCATATCCCTCCCGCCGCTGGTTCGCTGGGATTACGACTACACACCGGAACCCGGATCGCGGGAGGCGGAGTTGTTTGAAAAATTTCTTGTTCCACAGGAATGGATTTAGTATTGCGTAAAAAACTGGAAACTTGCTATCGGGCTTGTGTGGACTTATACCTATAGAGATCACAGTGAGGGACATTAAAATCGAAATACAGGTCAAAGGTTTTCCTATGGAACAAAATAAATATTTGAATTTCCAACCGCAGAATATCCAATGTCCAATGACGAATTATCATGCATACCACCTTCAATGCAGAACGTAGAATGAAAAATGAAGAAGGCAAAATTACAGATGAGGCGCAAAACTAAAACACTGTAACAAAATAGCACGCAAACACGCTTTTCAACTTGAACACATGAACACTCTAACACTTTGACACTGTCGTTATGACCTGGCTCTTCCTCACACTCATCTCCGCATTTTGCTGGTCGTCTGCTGACGCCCTCTCCAAGTGGATCAGCGAGGACATTTCCGACTTCACTAACGTCTGGGTCCGGTTCGTCTGGAGCACGCCATTTTTTCTGTTACTTTGGTTCGGCATTGAAGTGCCGGAACTGGATTCCGGCTTCTGGACGGCCATGGCCTTTCTCGTGCCACTGGAAGTCCTCACCTGGACGCTCTATCTCCGGGCAATCCGGATGTCGCCACTGAGCCTGACCATCCCGTTCCTCGGACTGACGCCGGTCTTTCTCCTGGTGGTTCCGTGGATTCTACTTGGTGAAACCGTCTCACTGATCGGTGGAGTTGGCGTCGCGGTAATAGCGCTCGGTATCTATCTCCTGAATGTCCATAAGACAGATAAAGGCCTTCTGGAACCGTTCAAGGCCATCCGACACGAACCCGGCTCCCTGCTGATGATCCTGGTGGCTGGCCTCTTTAGTCTGAGCTCCACCTTCGGCAAAATGGCCATTACCCATTCGTCGCCACTGTTTTTTGCGGGAATTTATTATCCGCTGAATGCATTACTGCTGGCGCCGTACGCGCTCTCCAGGAAACACGTCAGAAACAATGCCTTCGCTCATCCGAAGCGGGCGCTCCTTATCGGCATCGCCTTTGCCGGGATGGCATTGGCACACTTCTACGCTATCTCCATCGCCAAGGTCGCTTACATGATTGCCGTGAAGCGGACCAGTCTGGTCTTCTCTACGCTGTTCGGGTTTTTCTTTTTTAAGGAACGAAATATCAGGGATCGGTTACTTGGTGGGGTAATTATAATCGTTGGTGTATTTCTGATTGCAATGGGGTGACGGCAGTACGACAGTGTTAACGTGTTCGGGTGTTCAGGTTAAAATTGTGTTTATGTGTTATAGTGTTACTGTGTTATAGTTGCGTGTTTTCTTAATCGTAATCCTAATCTTACTCTTAATCGGTTTTAGTTAGTAGTTTGTTGTTGGTTGTATTTATTTTAGTGATTTCGGTGTTTTTCAGTGGTTAATCTGTTGTTATTTTTATCAGCGGTTATCAGTATAATCTGCGTTCCCCGACTTGTCGGGGATTGCGTACTATTTGGCCTTTTTATTCCATCTCGCTCACCAGTTTCTCCGTATCGATAGCAATAACCAATTCCTCGTTTGTCGGGATCACCAACGTGCGAACGTCAGCATCGTCGGCGGTAATATCACCTTCGATACCTACAGTCTCTTCATTTTTTTTGCCATTAATTCCGATACCCATATGGCTTAATCCGTCTACAGTGTTTCCGCGAACGCGGGGTGAGTTTTCGCCGATGCCGCCCGTAAAGACAATCACATCCAGTCCACCAAGTACGCCGTAATAGGCGCTGATGTACTTTTTCAGGCGATAGGTAAAAATATCCAGGGCAATCCGTGCGCGCTCGTGATCGTCGTCCACCGCCTCGATGATTTCACGCATGTCGCTGGAGACGCCGGACACGCCCTGCAGTCCACTGTGTTTATTGAGCAGGGTGTTCATATCGTTGATGGTGAGCTCTTCCTTGGAAATCAGGTGTAGGACCAGCGCCGGATCAACGTCCCCGGAGCGGGTGCCCATAAGCAATCCTTCCACCGGGGTGAATCCCATGGATGTATCCACCGATTCACCGCCGTCTACCGCCGTAATGCTGCAACCGTTCCCCAGGTGACAGGTGATGATTTTGAGATCTTCCATCTCCTTCCCAACGATATCTCTGGCGCGGCGGGAAACATAATAGTGCGAGGTGCCATGAAAACCGTATCGCCGAACGCCGTACCGTTTATAGAGCACATACGGCAGACCATAGAGGTAAGAATAATCCGGCATCGTTGAGTGAAACGCCGTGTCGAATACCGCTACCATCGGGACGTCCCGGAGCAGCTGGTGACAGGCATTAATCCCCTTGAGATTATTCGGATTGTGCAGCGGCGCCAGGTCGATGAATTCCTGGAGTTTTTCTACCACGTCTTTGGTAATCACCACCGAATCTTTGAATTTTTCGCCGCCGTGGACCACCCGGTGTCCCACTGCATCGATTTCCTCGCGATCCTCCAGTACACCGTGATTTTCAGAGATAAGTATCGCCAGTATATACTCGATGGCCGTCTGGTGATCGATGATTTCGCCAGCCATCTTCACCTTGTGATCGTCGTGGCGGGTGTGGCTTAAGACCGCGCCCTTCATACCGATACGATCCACCTGGCCGCGCGCCAAAACAGAGCGATCGTCCATGTCGAAGAGTTGATATTTTACCGAGGAACTTCCACAGTTCAAGACTAAGACTTTCATGTGCTTTCCTGCATCTCTAGGAATTTATATTTCTGTGCATCTATTCATTAGTAATGCGTAAAAATATACAGGTATAGGGTATAGGGGCATTCTTCTTAATCTTAATCATAATCGTAATCTTAATCGCATTTCCCTACCCAGAGAAAGAAGAAGAGAGAACGGCAAAACAGGAATAGGTTTCCTTTCTATTATTTGTTTGGTGGTAATAATTTTTCCTTTGCGTTTTATTCGCGTATCTTCGCGGTTTAAAAAAGCTCTGTTCTGAGGCTAGTGTCCCAGTGTTCCAGCCGAATCGAATAAGATTATGTAACAACACCAACCCGAACCCCTGAACACTGTTTTCCCCTATTCCTTATCCCTGATCCCCCTATACCTATTTTTTTACGTGATACGCAGTACGCAATATGCATTACATCTCAAACCCGCCGATTTTCCGGCCGTTCTCGTCGTATTTGAAGAAACCGTGTCCAGTCTTTTTGCCAAGCCTGCCGGCGTGGACCAGTTTTTTCAGGATGGGGCACGGCCTATACTTTTGATCACCCAGTTCGCGGAAGAGGGTTTCCATCCAGAACAGAAGCTCGTCCAGCCCCATGCGATCGGCCAGGGAGAGCGGGCCTTCTTCGAAGTTAAACCCGAGCTTCATGGCGGTCTCCACTCCATGAGCGCTGGCCACACCCTCCATCACCACAAACATGGCTTCGTTAATCATCGGAAGGATTACCCGGGTGGTCACGTATCCCGGATATTCGAAAACCTCGACGGCGGTTT
Encoded here:
- a CDS encoding vitamin B12-dependent ribonucleotide reductase; this translates as MKITRKFTRSNTDPFDDINFVERYSIIKNPDGTVVFEMENVMVPEDWSQVATDIIAQKYFRKAGVPAATKKVKEEGVPEWLQRSEPDEEALAKLPQDERFSHESDSRQVFHRLAGCWTYWGWKHDYFDSEAEAKNFYDELTYMLAHQMAAPNSPQWFNTGLHWAYGINGPAQGHYYTDPESGEVKRSDDAYSHPQPHACFIQSVDDDLVNEGGIMDLWVREARLFKYGSGTGSNFSAIRGEGESLSGGGRSSGLMSFLKIGDRAAGSIKSGGTTRRAAKMVTLDLDHPDIEEFVNWKAIEEQKVASLVTGSKLLETHLNEIIQATVDYDSPSSNGTNGMKGHRRSAAYDPKKNQQLADAILKAQRVNVPRKYIERVIQLADQGYTGIEFPTYNTDWNSDAYFTVSGQNSNNSVRADASFMEAVENDEDWNLYGRVEKRDAREEGRDPEPMKTIRARDLWDDISYAAWSCADPGMQYHTTINDWHTCPADGPINASNPCSEYMFLDDTACNLASLNLMKYYDEEKGFLIDDYIHAAEIWTVVLEISVLMAQFPSKRIAELSYKYRTLGLGYANIGALLMVMGVPYDSKEARSITGALTSIMHMTAYGASAKMAEELGPFPRYEENKEHMLRVIRNHRRAAYNAPEEEYEDLSVTPMGIDADYCPDDLLAAAKEASDKALELGEEHGYRNAQVTVIAPTGTIGLVMDCDTTGIEPDFAIVKFKKLAGGGYFKIINQAIPAALRRLGYSNDEIDDIITYAKGTGSLEGCPHINRESLKALGFTDEKLDMVEQELPQSFDIGFVLNPHTIGQDFCKENLGLSDAQISDPDFNMLKALGFSDKQIEEANDYVSGTMTIEGAPYLKKEHYAIFDCANKCGRKGTRSIAPEGHIRIMAAAQPFISGAISKTINFPASATVDDIKDAYMLSWKLGLKANALYRDGSKLSQPLNSTNDDLVEFLEEVEEEERGADVAQVAEKVVTKYIAKRKRLPQRRKGYTQKATIGGQNVYLRTGEYENGQLGEIFLDMHREGAAYRSLMNCFAISISLGLQHGVPLEEFVDAFVFTRFEPNGIVQGNDRIKMSTSVIDYIFRELAVEYLGRTELASVNPEDLISDSAKKTPAQNEGSEDTKDPSAAPGSDSDEPEPVLETVEETHKAYSDEPKDQTQARKVQAAKMQGYTGDICDECGSMTMVRNGTCLKCITCGTTTGCS
- the hemF gene encoding oxygen-dependent coproporphyrinogen oxidase, with amino-acid sequence MRDEIPTYLQTLQETITSRLEELDAGEQFQEDTWQHANGGGGRTRIMRNGSVFERAGVNFSEVYGESLPESIAEQFPEAAGHSFGATGISLVIHPLNPHMPTVHMNYRYFEAGPVWWFGGGMDLTPYYPYEEDVREFHRSLKAVCDRHDAKYYPKFKQWCDDYFYIEHREEPRGVGGIFFDYLRGDYAKISSFVRDCGDNFLPIYEPIVHRRKDMDWNENQRRFQLIRRGRYVEFNLVYDRGTKFGLQTKGRIESILISLPPLVRWDYDYTPEPGSREAELFEKFLVPQEWI
- a CDS encoding DMT family transporter, translating into MTWLFLTLISAFCWSSADALSKWISEDISDFTNVWVRFVWSTPFFLLLWFGIEVPELDSGFWTAMAFLVPLEVLTWTLYLRAIRMSPLSLTIPFLGLTPVFLLVVPWILLGETVSLIGGVGVAVIALGIYLLNVHKTDKGLLEPFKAIRHEPGSLLMILVAGLFSLSSTFGKMAITHSSPLFFAGIYYPLNALLLAPYALSRKHVRNNAFAHPKRALLIGIAFAGMALAHFYAISIAKVAYMIAVKRTSLVFSTLFGFFFFKERNIRDRLLGGVIIIVGVFLIAMG
- a CDS encoding acetate kinase → MKVLVLNCGSSSVKYQLFDMDDRSVLARGQVDRIGMKGAVLSHTRHDDHKVKMAGEIIDHQTAIEYILAILISENHGVLEDREEIDAVGHRVVHGGEKFKDSVVITKDVVEKLQEFIDLAPLHNPNNLKGINACHQLLRDVPMVAVFDTAFHSTMPDYSYLYGLPYVLYKRYGVRRYGFHGTSHYYVSRRARDIVGKEMEDLKIITCHLGNGCSITAVDGGESVDTSMGFTPVEGLLMGTRSGDVDPALVLHLISKEELTINDMNTLLNKHSGLQGVSGVSSDMREIIEAVDDDHERARIALDIFTYRLKKYISAYYGVLGGLDVIVFTGGIGENSPRVRGNTVDGLSHMGIGINGKKNEETVGIEGDITADDADVRTLVIPTNEELVIAIDTEKLVSEME